A single genomic interval of Alteromonas sp. CI.11.F.A3 harbors:
- a CDS encoding VPS10 domain-containing protein, with product MKKLFKAAVAVSLALSCSTVFAEKSNDDKSIFSSSTFKAMELRNIGPAYMSGRIADIAIDQNNPSTWFTAVGSGGVWKTTNAGNTWTPIFDKQAVYSIGDVTIAPSNSNIIWVGTGENNGGRHISFGDGVYKSVDGGQTWDNVGLEKSEHISDIIIHPTNPDIVWVSAQGPLWSGGGERGLYKTTDGGDTWKQVLTPADKWTGVTSLLIDPRNPDKLYAATWARQRSIAVYVGTNEGAGIHTSDDGGETWTELKTGLPEGNMGKIGMAISPMNPDVLYATIETDNRKGGFYRSADQGASWTKVSDEIGAGTGPHYYQEIFADQHQFDRVYIASNYSKVSDDGGKTWTPINTKRKHVDDHAMAFHPTDPDFVLMGSDGGIYMSHDRMANWHFMANLPLTQFYKVAPDDSKPFYMIYAGAQDNSTQGGPSRTMRKDGIKNKDWFLTLGGDGHQPAVEPGNPDIIYSQWQQGNLTRVDMTTKEGVYVKPQPLPGDPAERYNWDAPINVSSHDPARIYFASQRVWRSDNRGDSWTAVSGDLTQDGNRMHMPMMGRTWSVEAGWDLYAMTEFHTIANFSESPVDENILWAGTDDGIIQVTTNGGESWKKIELDDIKGIPATAYVNDIRADLYDPNTVYVALDNHKYGDYKPYLIKSTNLGKKWTSLADDLPAKHLVWRIVQDHVNKDLMFIGTEFGVFFTVNGGKKWVELDGGMPTISTRDVKIQRRENDLVAGTFGRGIYILDDYAPLRALTEKSMQQDALLFAPSRPVKWFQLDTKHTDSDGDDRFVAENPAHGATLTYFLKDSLLTAKGKRQEAEKKLLEDDKYPKYPSWEAIEAELQEPAPAIYVEIRDSAGDVINRVAGSTKKGLHRITWDMKYSNTTPLTKKDSKNNGLMALPGTYSATLFKREGATVTQLAEPVEFTLESIYEGALKGASAEDITAYGNAVTKAQKRIMSSSTVLKQVKETMELLRVAIDRTPSDVSQLEAKFASIQSELNDINKAFSGLESRNRKGIKPANIMSRLRYARSALGSSYGPTQQHKDQLGYAEDELNKVSARIKTLHETTVPALQQAVVNEGGPWTAGIPVITN from the coding sequence ATGAAGAAGCTTTTTAAAGCTGCAGTAGCTGTATCTCTTGCACTCTCATGCTCGACTGTTTTTGCAGAAAAATCTAACGACGACAAATCTATTTTTAGCAGTTCAACTTTTAAAGCCATGGAGCTTCGAAATATTGGGCCCGCTTATATGTCTGGCCGAATAGCTGATATTGCTATCGATCAAAATAACCCTTCAACATGGTTTACCGCAGTAGGTTCTGGTGGCGTATGGAAAACTACGAACGCTGGTAACACCTGGACGCCTATTTTCGATAAACAAGCGGTTTACTCTATTGGCGATGTGACCATTGCGCCTAGTAACTCAAATATTATTTGGGTAGGTACAGGTGAGAATAACGGCGGGCGTCATATTAGCTTTGGCGATGGCGTATACAAATCTGTCGATGGCGGTCAAACATGGGATAATGTGGGCTTAGAGAAATCTGAACATATCTCTGACATTATTATTCACCCAACAAACCCCGATATTGTGTGGGTTTCAGCCCAAGGGCCATTGTGGTCTGGCGGCGGTGAACGTGGCTTGTACAAAACCACCGATGGTGGTGATACTTGGAAGCAAGTACTTACGCCTGCCGACAAATGGACTGGCGTAACCTCCTTACTTATCGATCCGCGCAACCCTGATAAACTTTATGCAGCAACGTGGGCTCGCCAGCGTTCTATTGCGGTATATGTAGGGACTAATGAAGGCGCAGGCATTCATACCTCTGACGATGGCGGTGAAACCTGGACCGAACTTAAAACTGGTTTGCCAGAAGGCAACATGGGTAAGATAGGTATGGCGATATCGCCTATGAATCCTGATGTACTTTACGCCACTATCGAAACTGATAATCGCAAAGGTGGCTTCTATCGCTCAGCCGATCAAGGCGCAAGTTGGACCAAAGTGTCTGATGAGATAGGTGCTGGAACAGGCCCTCATTATTACCAAGAAATTTTTGCTGACCAACACCAGTTCGACCGTGTTTATATTGCCAGTAACTACAGTAAAGTGTCTGACGATGGCGGTAAAACGTGGACACCAATCAATACCAAACGCAAGCACGTGGACGATCATGCCATGGCATTTCATCCCACCGATCCTGATTTTGTGTTGATGGGATCAGATGGTGGTATTTATATGTCTCATGACAGAATGGCGAACTGGCACTTTATGGCGAACTTGCCGCTAACCCAGTTTTATAAAGTGGCACCGGATGACTCAAAGCCCTTCTACATGATTTATGCGGGTGCTCAGGATAACTCGACCCAAGGCGGGCCATCACGCACAATGCGCAAAGACGGCATTAAGAACAAAGATTGGTTCTTAACCCTAGGCGGAGATGGGCATCAGCCAGCAGTTGAGCCGGGTAACCCAGATATTATTTATTCACAGTGGCAGCAGGGTAACCTTACCCGCGTAGACATGACCACCAAAGAAGGTGTTTACGTTAAGCCGCAGCCACTTCCAGGCGACCCAGCAGAGCGCTACAACTGGGATGCACCGATTAATGTGTCTAGCCACGATCCTGCGCGTATTTACTTTGCTTCACAGCGCGTATGGCGTTCAGACAATCGCGGCGATAGCTGGACAGCCGTTTCTGGCGACCTCACCCAAGACGGAAACCGCATGCACATGCCTATGATGGGCAGAACATGGTCGGTAGAAGCGGGGTGGGATTTGTATGCCATGACAGAATTCCACACGATTGCTAACTTCTCTGAAAGTCCAGTGGATGAGAATATTCTGTGGGCAGGTACTGACGATGGCATTATTCAAGTCACTACCAATGGCGGTGAGTCGTGGAAGAAAATCGAATTAGACGATATTAAAGGTATTCCCGCCACCGCTTATGTGAATGATATTCGCGCTGATTTATACGATCCGAATACGGTATATGTTGCTTTAGATAACCATAAATATGGCGACTACAAACCTTACTTAATTAAGTCGACTAACCTAGGTAAAAAGTGGACATCACTTGCCGATGATTTACCTGCAAAGCATCTTGTTTGGCGTATTGTTCAAGATCACGTGAACAAAGATTTGATGTTCATTGGTACCGAGTTTGGTGTTTTCTTTACGGTGAATGGCGGTAAAAAGTGGGTTGAACTAGATGGCGGTATGCCAACCATTTCTACTCGCGATGTGAAAATACAGCGCAGAGAAAATGACTTAGTGGCTGGTACGTTCGGTCGTGGAATTTATATTCTAGATGATTACGCTCCGCTTCGTGCATTAACTGAAAAGTCGATGCAGCAAGACGCGCTTTTATTCGCGCCTAGTCGCCCTGTGAAATGGTTTCAGTTAGATACTAAACACACCGACTCAGACGGCGATGACCGTTTTGTGGCAGAGAACCCTGCACATGGTGCTACGTTAACCTATTTCTTAAAAGACAGTTTGTTAACCGCGAAGGGCAAGCGTCAAGAAGCTGAGAAAAAGCTACTGGAAGATGACAAGTATCCTAAGTACCCAAGTTGGGAAGCGATTGAAGCCGAGCTTCAAGAGCCAGCGCCTGCTATTTATGTTGAAATTCGTGACAGTGCGGGTGACGTCATAAATCGCGTAGCGGGTAGCACTAAGAAAGGGCTACATCGTATTACGTGGGATATGAAATACTCAAATACCACACCGCTTACTAAGAAAGACAGCAAAAATAATGGCTTAATGGCATTGCCAGGCACCTATAGCGCTACGTTGTTTAAGCGTGAAGGAGCAACGGTTACTCAGCTGGCTGAACCTGTTGAGTTTACGCTGGAATCTATCTATGAAGGTGCATTGAAAGGGGCATCTGCTGAGGACATTACCGCTTACGGCAACGCCGTTACTAAAGCGCAGAAACGTATAATGTCTTCTAGCACTGTGCTTAAACAAGTGAAAGAGACAATGGAATTGCTTCGTGTCGCTATTGACCGTACCCCTAGTGATGTAAGCCAACTAGAAGCTAAGTTTGCGAGTATTCAAAGTGAATTAAACGATATTAATAAGGCGTTTAGTGGTCTAGAGTCGCGCAATCGTAAAGGCATTAAACCGGCGAATATTATGAGCCGTTTACGCTATGCAAGATCGGCACTGGGTTCATCTTACGGACCTACTCAACAGCATAAAGATCAACTTGGTTATGCTGAAGATGAATTAAACAAAGTGAGTGCACGTATTAAAACACTGCATGAAACTACTGTGCCTGCACTACAACAAGCCGTAGTGAATGAAGGTGGTCCTTGGACCGCTGGTATTCCTGTTATTACAAACTAG
- a CDS encoding TonB-dependent receptor plug domain-containing protein has protein sequence MKSLSYSFCFIFHAKFFELPSAKLSMFGLAPFKLFLAVSFLAAPIFCAAATDDKSADDISPDSKRVEEVERYTVTAERPYYNETLNSIFPQYSYDKSNLVGSPHINDILLQSPSVNLNGQGGQIQNINIRGFSRWRIQSLLNGVPIVSDRRAGASVGFVPPSFIQGVAVIPGAASTYLGSGAIGGAVDLLLPSNTESNLQLGWSSNQQAQDYSYADYAGNTDWNLSYRKGNNGSDAQGNTLFDKFEQTALFIRHRPESGVLKEAWTLYSDNRDIGKSSSDFPEDRVTTYPENTHWLGKMTFAFSDLFSEDIASSDTSSTDLVSHLWWHQSTLDTHILRPEDRINESESEALDFGFDVGSNARINNWQVNWQVQLMGREGVIIDEREFSLVSSASGSLVDDSLVDESPTNQPLLDEASNLTDSSFISELAYELRTLDASETTVAGITDASRTFGATSLAFGGRLDWQQQSNNADDVTNTNVSGFIGASHTLSTQWSASVYLSSAFRNPSLTERYFSGETPRGTVLGDADLDTEQATNIQASLLYNSTFLTGSVEVFRQKINHYIERTTVSEDVQVYSNLDSATIQGISYQLDWQQSQAVIRPQNNGTDPGYWFAQLNGAWIDGEDAAGNAIADIPPNSQRLTLGYELEGVRLFSTLVYRASKRDIGDGEKALDNVTTLDIGAAWELSQRTSVQASWRNLTNQQYYVSADDKAAFAQGESVQLALTFLL, from the coding sequence ATGAAAAGCCTGTCGTATTCTTTCTGTTTTATCTTCCATGCAAAGTTTTTTGAATTGCCTTCTGCTAAGTTATCGATGTTTGGATTAGCCCCCTTTAAGCTATTTTTAGCCGTTTCATTTTTAGCTGCCCCCATTTTTTGTGCCGCTGCCACTGATGATAAAAGCGCTGACGATATAAGTCCTGATAGTAAGCGCGTTGAGGAAGTCGAGCGGTACACTGTCACCGCAGAGCGCCCTTATTACAATGAAACCTTAAACAGTATTTTTCCCCAATATAGCTACGATAAATCAAATCTTGTGGGTAGCCCTCATATCAATGATATTTTGCTTCAATCGCCTTCAGTTAATTTAAATGGGCAAGGTGGGCAAATTCAAAACATCAATATTCGCGGCTTTTCTCGCTGGCGAATTCAATCGTTACTTAATGGCGTACCTATTGTGAGCGACCGCCGAGCGGGGGCGAGTGTTGGCTTTGTTCCACCGTCTTTTATTCAAGGTGTTGCCGTCATTCCAGGTGCTGCATCTACCTATTTAGGCTCGGGCGCTATTGGTGGCGCAGTGGATTTGTTACTTCCTTCCAATACTGAATCTAACCTTCAATTAGGGTGGAGCAGTAACCAACAGGCACAGGATTACAGTTATGCCGATTACGCAGGCAATACCGATTGGAATCTGTCATACCGTAAAGGGAATAATGGCTCTGACGCACAAGGGAATACCCTGTTTGATAAGTTTGAACAAACCGCGCTATTCATAAGGCATCGACCGGAAAGTGGGGTGCTGAAAGAAGCGTGGACTTTGTATTCAGACAACCGTGATATTGGTAAATCCAGCAGTGATTTTCCAGAAGATAGAGTAACAACCTACCCAGAAAACACGCACTGGCTAGGCAAAATGACCTTTGCATTCTCTGACTTATTTAGCGAAGACATAGCTAGCTCTGACACATCTAGCACAGACCTAGTAAGCCACCTTTGGTGGCACCAATCCACATTGGACACCCATATTTTAAGGCCAGAGGATCGGATAAACGAAAGTGAAAGCGAGGCGTTAGATTTTGGGTTTGATGTGGGCAGTAACGCACGCATTAATAACTGGCAGGTAAACTGGCAAGTTCAACTGATGGGGCGAGAGGGGGTAATTATTGATGAAAGAGAGTTCTCTTTGGTTTCCTCTGCTAGCGGATCGCTTGTAGACGACTCTCTTGTAGACGAATCCCCTACAAATCAGCCTCTTTTAGATGAAGCTTCAAACCTAACAGACTCATCTTTTATCTCGGAATTGGCTTACGAGCTTCGTACATTGGATGCTAGTGAAACCACAGTGGCAGGTATAACCGATGCCTCGCGTACCTTTGGTGCTACTTCGCTAGCATTTGGAGGCAGGCTTGATTGGCAGCAGCAGTCTAACAACGCTGATGATGTCACTAATACTAACGTTAGCGGTTTTATTGGGGCCAGCCATACGCTTTCAACCCAATGGTCGGCAAGTGTTTACTTATCTAGCGCCTTTAGAAATCCGTCATTAACCGAACGCTATTTTTCGGGAGAAACCCCTAGGGGCACCGTGCTAGGTGATGCCGATTTAGACACAGAGCAGGCCACAAATATACAGGCTTCGTTGTTGTACAACAGCACTTTTTTAACCGGCTCAGTTGAAGTATTTCGTCAGAAAATCAATCACTATATTGAACGAACTACGGTATCTGAGGATGTGCAGGTTTATAGCAATTTAGACAGTGCGACCATTCAAGGCATAAGCTATCAGCTAGATTGGCAACAGTCACAAGCTGTAATCAGACCGCAAAATAACGGAACAGATCCGGGGTATTGGTTTGCTCAGTTAAATGGTGCGTGGATTGATGGAGAGGATGCTGCAGGAAACGCTATCGCTGATATTCCGCCAAACAGTCAGCGATTAACCCTAGGGTATGAACTAGAGGGAGTACGATTATTTTCAACGCTTGTTTATCGTGCTAGCAAACGAGATATTGGCGATGGTGAAAAAGCACTCGATAATGTAACTACGTTAGATATTGGCGCGGCATGGGAATTGAGCCAACGTACGTCGGTGCAAGCGAGTTGGCGGAATCTTACTAATCAGCAATATTATGTGAGCGCCGACGACAAAGCAGCATTTGCTCAAGGTGAAAGCGTACAGTTAGCACTAACCTTTTTGCTGTGA
- a CDS encoding PepSY domain-containing protein: protein MSINLRKTSRNLHLWLSLVIFIPVVVVIGSGLLLQVKKEFDWLQPPTQKATGSAPSISFEKVIESVQLAPEAQLNSWDDIDRLDVRPSKGIIKVRGKNHWEVQLDAISGEVLQVAYRRTDTIEAIHDGSWFFEGAKLWLFLPAAILLFILWLTGLVMLFTTLKSKYLKQYYRSQQKG, encoded by the coding sequence ATGTCGATTAACCTGCGTAAAACAAGCCGCAACCTTCACTTGTGGCTTTCTTTGGTCATTTTTATTCCTGTCGTTGTTGTGATTGGCAGTGGCTTGTTGCTGCAGGTGAAAAAAGAGTTCGACTGGCTACAACCGCCTACCCAAAAAGCCACGGGTAGTGCGCCATCTATTAGCTTCGAAAAAGTTATCGAATCAGTGCAACTCGCCCCCGAAGCTCAACTGAATAGCTGGGATGACATCGACCGGTTAGACGTTCGCCCCAGTAAAGGCATTATAAAAGTACGCGGAAAGAATCATTGGGAAGTGCAGCTAGATGCAATTAGTGGCGAAGTGCTGCAGGTTGCTTACCGGCGCACCGATACTATCGAAGCTATTCACGATGGCAGCTGGTTTTTTGAAGGGGCAAAACTATGGTTGTTTTTGCCCGCCGCCATTTTGCTGTTCATTTTATGGCTGACGGGCTTAGTAATGTTATTTACTACGCTTAAAAGCAAATATCTAAAGCAATATTATCGCTCACAGCAAAAAGGTTAG
- a CDS encoding L-dopachrome tautomerase-related protein, translating into MALKQLFFTMGLAFFSANALSAQTIQKLASVKGTQITGVTVSDKGEVFVNAPTWRSGVEFAVAKISDSGHFEAYPNKELNSCVASVRVSDDCFLAVQSVVAHEDKLYVLDTRNPQFKGVKDAPRIFVIDLETNKVESVLTIGSNAYHSDSYINDLRVDDKTNRIYMTDSGHAGLVIYDLGDDNSYRILDNHQFTRAETSTLDIAGKPFTNTVHSDGLALDSQHDIVYFHALSGYTLYAIDTLDIKPTSNNDIASKVRKVATTGAPDGLIYHDGILYLADLEKQLVQYLTPDLTLHTLVDGDAVNWADTFSIHNDSLYYTNSKIQDAGSDVSSMEFEVYKVALPSPSKLAN; encoded by the coding sequence ATGGCTTTAAAACAGTTATTTTTCACGATGGGATTAGCGTTCTTTTCAGCAAATGCGTTAAGTGCACAAACAATACAAAAGCTAGCAAGTGTAAAGGGGACGCAAATAACCGGTGTCACAGTCAGTGATAAAGGCGAGGTATTTGTTAATGCCCCTACCTGGCGAAGTGGCGTCGAGTTTGCCGTGGCAAAAATATCAGATTCAGGCCATTTTGAAGCTTATCCAAATAAAGAATTAAATAGCTGTGTGGCTTCAGTCCGAGTAAGTGACGATTGCTTTTTAGCGGTACAATCGGTAGTGGCTCACGAAGATAAATTATATGTTTTAGATACCCGCAACCCGCAATTTAAAGGGGTTAAAGATGCCCCTCGTATTTTTGTAATAGACCTTGAAACAAATAAGGTGGAAAGTGTGCTCACCATAGGCAGCAATGCCTATCACTCTGATTCTTACATTAATGATTTGCGCGTTGATGATAAAACGAATCGAATTTACATGACAGATTCTGGCCATGCCGGACTCGTCATCTACGACTTAGGCGACGACAATAGTTACCGTATTTTAGATAACCATCAATTTACCCGTGCAGAAACTTCTACGTTAGACATTGCTGGAAAACCGTTTACGAACACAGTTCACTCTGATGGCCTAGCGCTTGATAGCCAACATGACATTGTTTATTTTCACGCATTAAGTGGCTACACCCTATACGCGATAGATACCCTAGATATAAAGCCTACAAGTAACAACGACATTGCCAGTAAAGTACGCAAAGTCGCCACTACAGGGGCACCTGACGGCCTAATTTATCATGATGGGATTTTGTACCTCGCCGATTTAGAGAAGCAGTTAGTTCAGTACTTAACGCCCGATTTAACACTGCACACTTTAGTAGATGGGGATGCAGTAAATTGGGCTGATACATTTAGTATTCATAATGACTCGCTTTACTACACCAACAGTAAAATTCAAGATGCTGGCAGTGACGTAAGTAGCATGGAGTTCGAGGTTTATAAAGTAGCATTGCCATCACCAAGCAAGCTCGCTAATTAA
- a CDS encoding endonuclease/exonuclease/phosphatase family protein has product MKNKLVALFLVAYSSALSANTLKVATFNVSMESTNYEALGLAPSAKVLKQVLSNGDNQQVKNIAEIIQRVNPDILLLNEFDYIADQSVGIDNFIKHYLNVSQAGQQAVNYEYVYTNTVNTGEPTHFDLDNNGKKEKYGGDAYGYGLYPGQYGMVVLSKYPIEQANARTFQTFKWKDMPGAQQPILPATNAKELGTPWYSEEEWQAFRLSSKSHWDIPVNVNGEIVHVLAMHPTPPNFDGEEDRNGTRNHDEIRLMADYLTPNRGDYIYDDAGAQVSLKENERFVLVGDFNAADMGDKHRVDVIEQLTESPLVNNSLIPTSAGGAEASREDFSNRFTAYWGARADYVLPSQYGFDVKDAGVFWPSKDSDLYRLVKDRQASSDHRMVWVSLTIK; this is encoded by the coding sequence ATGAAAAATAAACTCGTCGCACTTTTCTTGGTGGCTTATTCTTCTGCGCTTAGTGCGAACACACTAAAAGTCGCTACGTTTAACGTCAGTATGGAATCAACTAATTACGAAGCGCTTGGTTTAGCGCCTAGTGCTAAAGTTTTAAAGCAAGTGCTATCTAATGGTGATAATCAGCAAGTTAAGAATATTGCTGAAATTATTCAGCGTGTTAATCCTGACATTCTGCTACTTAATGAATTTGATTATATCGCGGACCAGTCAGTTGGAATTGATAACTTTATAAAACACTACCTGAATGTTTCACAGGCGGGCCAACAAGCGGTGAATTACGAGTATGTTTATACCAACACTGTGAATACGGGCGAGCCCACGCATTTTGATTTAGACAACAACGGCAAGAAAGAAAAATACGGCGGTGATGCTTATGGTTACGGCTTATACCCTGGGCAATATGGGATGGTGGTGTTATCTAAGTATCCTATTGAACAGGCCAATGCACGCACCTTTCAGACCTTCAAATGGAAAGATATGCCTGGTGCACAACAGCCTATATTACCTGCTACTAATGCGAAAGAATTGGGTACACCATGGTATTCAGAAGAAGAATGGCAAGCCTTTCGCCTAAGTTCGAAATCTCATTGGGATATTCCGGTTAATGTGAACGGAGAAATAGTGCATGTGTTAGCGATGCACCCCACACCGCCAAATTTTGATGGCGAAGAAGACAGAAACGGTACCCGTAATCACGATGAAATTCGGCTCATGGCAGATTATTTAACGCCTAATCGTGGTGACTATATTTATGACGATGCTGGCGCGCAGGTGAGTTTAAAAGAGAACGAACGGTTTGTGCTAGTTGGCGATTTTAATGCAGCTGATATGGGCGATAAGCATAGAGTTGATGTGATTGAGCAATTGACGGAAAGCCCTTTGGTGAACAATAGCCTTATTCCGACAAGTGCGGGTGGTGCAGAAGCATCAAGGGAAGATTTTAGTAACCGGTTCACTGCGTATTGGGGGGCAAGAGCCGATTATGTGCTGCCTTCACAGTATGGTTTTGACGTAAAAGACGCTGGCGTATTTTGGCCTAGTAAAGATAGTGACCTATATCGCTTGGTCAAAGACAGGCAAGCAAGTTCTGACCATAGGATGGTGTGGGTGTCGTTAACGATAAAATAG
- a CDS encoding diguanylate cyclase codes for MDDPTLIILMYFIIPIWFVAGIVDWYCHKRSNISGTSGAKESLIHLLMFAEVGIPLFMVLIFEVNSLIIGISILLFFVHEATAMWDVSYAVTKRRVGPIEQHVHSFLEMIPLLALVLVVGRHWPHFTALFGIGDIPADFALQLKEDPLPTWYLVTVLLIALALEFVPYLEELMRGLKDKNQVNSGRSNGTRGTGDRNVTPVSDAEAEAASPYATSVAGEEDPGVALEELVESRNGGTPINKKR; via the coding sequence ATGGACGATCCTACGCTAATAATCCTAATGTATTTCATCATTCCCATCTGGTTTGTGGCGGGTATTGTCGATTGGTACTGCCATAAGCGAAGTAATATTTCCGGTACTAGCGGCGCAAAAGAATCGCTTATCCACTTACTCATGTTCGCCGAAGTGGGCATTCCACTTTTCATGGTGCTGATATTCGAGGTTAATAGCTTAATTATTGGTATTAGTATTTTGCTCTTTTTTGTGCATGAAGCTACCGCCATGTGGGATGTCTCTTATGCGGTAACTAAGCGCCGTGTAGGGCCCATTGAACAGCATGTTCATAGCTTTTTAGAAATGATCCCGCTATTAGCATTAGTTTTAGTGGTGGGCCGACATTGGCCTCATTTCACAGCGCTGTTTGGTATTGGCGATATCCCCGCCGATTTCGCACTTCAACTTAAAGAAGACCCTTTACCTACATGGTATTTAGTTACCGTGCTATTGATAGCGCTAGCCTTAGAATTTGTACCTTATTTGGAGGAATTAATGCGTGGTTTAAAAGATAAAAATCAAGTTAATAGCGGCAGAAGCAACGGCACCCGTGGCACCGGTGATAGAAACGTCACGCCCGTTTCAGATGCTGAAGCCGAGGCTGCTAGTCCCTATGCTACGTCAGTGGCTGGGGAAGAAGACCCCGGTGTAGCATTAGAAGAGTTGGTAGAAAGTCGCAATGGGGGTACGCCAATCAACAAGAAGCGGTAA